Proteins encoded within one genomic window of Gemmatimonadaceae bacterium:
- the nuoF gene encoding NADH-quinone oxidoreductase subunit NuoF, producing MGYPHTPHARETPVLSKYFGDKEAQTLDGWKKRGGYTAFEKALGMQPAEIVDVVKNSGLRGRGGAGFPTGVKWSFMKPGDGKPHYLCCNADESEPGTFKDREIMRWTPHALIEGCAIGSYAIGAETCYIYIRGEFTEPIARVEAGLKECYAAGILGKNAMGTGKTVNIYVHRGAGAYICGEETALMNSIEGRRGNPRIKPPFPAVSGVFASPTTINNVETLAAVPHILNNGADWYKQWMRADNPKSTGTKLYSVCGNIQKPGNYEVPMGFPFRDFLYDLCGGPLPGRKFKAIIPGGISVPIQTLEEAEASVMDYEGFVAQGTMLGSGGVIVIDDAQNLVKQIARAARFFAHESCAQCTQCREGTAWTTKILERIVAGDGTPEDLDTLLEIGENMTAKTICVLSDSCATPVKSGIEKFRGDFEALIKKKKHFLVPAVA from the coding sequence ATGGGCTATCCACATACGCCGCACGCGCGCGAAACGCCCGTCCTCTCCAAGTATTTCGGGGACAAAGAGGCGCAGACGCTCGATGGGTGGAAGAAGCGCGGCGGCTACACCGCGTTCGAGAAAGCGCTCGGCATGCAGCCGGCGGAGATCGTCGACGTCGTGAAGAACTCCGGCCTGCGCGGCCGCGGCGGCGCGGGCTTTCCGACCGGCGTGAAGTGGTCGTTCATGAAGCCGGGCGACGGCAAGCCGCACTATCTCTGTTGCAACGCCGACGAGTCCGAGCCGGGGACGTTCAAAGATCGCGAAATCATGCGGTGGACGCCGCATGCCCTGATCGAGGGCTGCGCGATCGGCTCATACGCCATCGGCGCCGAGACGTGCTACATCTACATTCGCGGTGAGTTCACGGAGCCGATTGCGCGCGTCGAAGCGGGCCTCAAGGAGTGCTACGCGGCCGGCATTCTCGGCAAGAACGCGATGGGTACCGGCAAGACGGTGAACATCTACGTGCACCGCGGCGCGGGCGCGTACATCTGCGGTGAAGAGACGGCCTTGATGAACTCGATCGAGGGCCGCCGGGGGAACCCGCGCATCAAGCCGCCGTTCCCGGCGGTGTCGGGCGTCTTCGCGTCGCCGACGACGATCAACAACGTCGAGACGCTGGCCGCGGTGCCGCACATTCTGAACAATGGCGCCGACTGGTACAAACAGTGGATGCGCGCGGACAACCCAAAGAGCACCGGCACGAAGCTGTATTCCGTCTGCGGCAACATTCAGAAGCCCGGCAACTACGAAGTGCCGATGGGCTTTCCTTTTAGAGATTTCTTATACGACCTGTGCGGCGGCCCGCTGCCGGGGCGCAAGTTCAAGGCGATCATCCCGGGCGGCATCTCGGTGCCCATCCAGACGCTGGAAGAAGCCGAAGCGAGCGTGATGGACTATGAAGGCTTCGTGGCGCAGGGAACGATGCTCGGCTCGGGCGGTGTGATCGTCATCGACGACGCGCAGAATCTCGTGAAGCAGATCGCGCGCGCCGCGCGCTTCTTCGCGCACGAGAGCTGCGCGCAGTGTACGCAGTGCCGCGAAGGCACGGCGTGGACGACGAAGATTCTCGAACGCATCGTCGCGGGGGACGGGACGCCCGAGGACCTGGACACCTTATTGGAAATCGGCGAGAACATGACGGCCAAGACGATCTGCGTCTTGAGCGACTCGTGCGCGACGCCGGTGAAGTCGGGCATCGAGAAGTTCCGCGGCGACTTCGAGGCGCTGATCAAGAAGAAGAAGCATTTCCTCGTCCCGGCGGTGGCTTAA